The Juglans regia cultivar Chandler chromosome 2, Walnut 2.0, whole genome shotgun sequence genome includes a window with the following:
- the LOC108989913 gene encoding uncharacterized protein LOC108989913 isoform X1, translating into MLFRRLIEVEPPSPVRYFIGAAIMVIGVVLPVGYMMFRNKRVPSSSSYSKQTNKVLI; encoded by the exons ATGCTc TTCAGGAGGTTGATAGAAGTGGAACCACCGAGCCCGGTTAGGTACTTTATCGGAGCGGCGATaatggtgattggagttgtatTGCCCGTCGGATACATGATGTTCCGAAACAAGCGTgtcccttcctcttcctcttacTCCAAACAGAC GAACAAAGTTTTGATATAG
- the LOC108989913 gene encoding uncharacterized protein LOC108989913 isoform X2 yields MLFRRLIEVEPPSPVRYFIGAAIMVIGVVLPVGYMMFRNKRVPSSSSYSKQT; encoded by the exons ATGCTc TTCAGGAGGTTGATAGAAGTGGAACCACCGAGCCCGGTTAGGTACTTTATCGGAGCGGCGATaatggtgattggagttgtatTGCCCGTCGGATACATGATGTTCCGAAACAAGCGTgtcccttcctcttcctcttacTCCAAACAGACGTAG
- the LOC108989918 gene encoding uncharacterized mitochondrial protein AtMg00810-like: protein MYQEFIALQQNQTWSLVPPPPMANILVVAGCFVPKPELMVLSKEDKHDCKIYFLVYVDDNVITSSHSSTINSLISALGRAFLVKDLGDLSFFLGVEVDHTAHGLILFQGQYIKQLLTGSKMLHTKPSNSPMAANLKLSKFDSPDFEDATLYRSIVGGLQYLSLNRPDLSFAVNKVCQFMHTPKASHWTVVKCSLRYLKATINYVLLFKPQTDFSLQAYSDADWGGCPDDRRSTRRFCIYLGHHLISWSSKKQSTVARSSTKAEYKSLASLAAKVIWLQTVLHELGVFLSTAPTLWCDNIGVIYLSMNPIYHSKTKHMDIDFHFVRDRVAANTLQVQFCSSQDQLANLLTKPIVADRFHRLRSSLNVVDTSLASKGCIKLNDSSETLHKHKDGITGGTAIT, encoded by the exons ATGTATCAAGAATTCATTGCACTGCAACAAAATCAGACGTGGAGCTTAGTCCCTCCTCCTCCCATGGCAAACATCCTTGTTGTCGCTGGGTGTTTCGTACCAAAACCAGAGCTGATGGTTCTTTCGAAAGAAGATAAACACGACTG caaaatttattttttggtgtatGTAGATGACAATGTCATCACATCTTCACATTCCTCTACCATTAATAGTCTTATTTCAGCATTGGGACGTGCTTTCCTAGTAAAGGACCTCGGTgatctttcctttttccttggAGTTGAAGTTGATCACACAGCACACGGCTTGATTCTCTTTCAAGGACAGTACATCAAGCAACTGTTAACCGGTAGCAAAATGCTTCACACTAAACCCAGCAATTCTCCTATGGCTGCTAATCTCAAACTTTCCAAGTTTGACTCACCAGATTTTGAAGATGCTACACTTTATCGAAGCATAGTTGGGGGCCTCCAATATCTGTCCTTGAACAGACCAGATCTCTCTTTTGCAGTCAACAAAGTGTGCCAATTCATGCACACACCTAAAGCTTCTCATTGGACTGTTGTGAAATGTAGCTTACGATACTTGAAAGCAACCATCAACTATGTTCTGCTCTTCAAGCCTCAAACTGATTTTTCTCTTCAAGCATattctgatgctgattggggGGGTTGTCCGGATGATCGCCGATCAACTAGAAGATTTTGCATTTACTTGGGTCATCACTTAATATCATGGAGTTCAAAGAAGCAAAGCACAGTGGCACGTTCTTCCACTAAGGCCGAATACAAGTCCCTTGCTTCCTTAGCAGCAAAGGTTATTTGGTTGCAAACAGTACTTCATGAACTAGGTGTCTTCCTTTCCACAGCTCCTACTttatggtgtgacaatattggaGTAATATATCTATCAATGAATCCTATCTATCACTCAAAAACAAAGCACATGGACATTGATTTTCACTTCGTTAGAGACAGGGTTGCGGCAAACACCTTACAAGTTCAATTCTGCAGTTCACAAGACCAATTGGCTAATCTTCTTACCAAACCTATTGTTGCTGATCGTTTTCATCGTTTAAGATCGAGCCTCAATGTGGTAGACACCTCATTGGCCTCGAAGGGGTGTATCAAGCTAAATGACTCATCTGAGACTTTACACAAACACAAGGATGGCATTACGGGTGGTACGGCAATAACATGA